In one Modestobacter sp. L9-4 genomic region, the following are encoded:
- a CDS encoding TVP38/TMEM64 family protein yields the protein MAPPPAATDDAPVRTDAPAGTAAPVTRRLPRRALLRTAALVVLLAAGCVLALLVDVPDVATLRTWLDDRGATGWAVLLVGLALATLAPVPRTALSVLAGVLAGFWGGLGLALGSGVLGALAGFGLARWLGRETVTRLAGPRLAKADALLTRRGALAVMTGRLIPVTPFTLVSYAGGLSGIPVGPYLLGSAVGLVPGTVLHVTIGATVGAAGDGGGPGLLLSLVPLALGAVGLAGARWWQLRRRRRTA from the coding sequence GTGGCCCCTCCCCCCGCAGCGACCGACGACGCACCGGTGCGCACCGACGCACCGGCGGGCACCGCGGCGCCGGTCACGCGCCGGCTGCCCCGGCGGGCGCTGCTGCGGACGGCGGCCCTCGTCGTCCTGCTGGCCGCCGGCTGCGTGCTCGCCCTGCTCGTCGACGTCCCGGACGTCGCCACGCTGCGCACCTGGCTCGACGACCGCGGCGCCACCGGCTGGGCCGTGCTGCTGGTCGGGCTCGCCCTGGCCACGCTCGCCCCGGTGCCCCGCACGGCGCTGTCGGTGCTCGCCGGCGTCCTCGCCGGCTTCTGGGGCGGGCTGGGCCTGGCCCTGGGCAGCGGGGTGCTCGGCGCGCTCGCCGGCTTCGGCCTGGCCCGGTGGCTGGGCCGGGAGACCGTCACCCGGCTCGCCGGGCCGCGGCTGGCCAAGGCCGACGCACTGCTCACCCGGCGCGGTGCTCTCGCGGTGATGACCGGTCGGCTGATCCCGGTCACCCCCTTCACGCTGGTCAGCTACGCCGGTGGGCTCTCCGGCATCCCGGTGGGGCCCTACCTGCTGGGTTCGGCCGTCGGCCTGGTGCCCGGCACCGTGCTGCACGTGACCATCGGCGCCACGGTCGGCGCGGCGGGCGACGGCGGCGGCCCCGGGCTGCTGCTCAGCCTGGTCCCGCTGGCGCTGGGCGCGGTGGGTCTCGCGGGGGCACGCTGGTGGCAGCTGCGCCGTCGTCGTCGCACCGCCTGA
- a CDS encoding ATP-binding protein encodes MDPVRNPYAPGAGQRPPELAGRDVELSAFDVVLERIARGRPERSLVLTGLRGVGKTVLLNQLRSAAITRGWGTGKIEARPDQSLRRPLSAALHMALRELRHPDQESTDAVLGTLKAFAQRQAPADARVRDRWQPGIDVPATTGRADSGDMEIDLVELLSDVAGIAADVGKGVALFIDEMQDVQTDDVSAICAACHELSQQGAPLIVVGAGLPHLPAVLSASKSYSERLFRYLRIDRLDRDAADRALLAPAEREDVTFEPAALDALYDAADGYPYFVQAYGKVTWDVAASSPITAADVAMGAPAAEAELAVGFFGSRYDRATPAEREYMHAMATLGGPAGNAVGTSDVAVSLGRKPASLSPARDSLIKKGLVYSAERGQIAFTVPHFGRYLLSHATD; translated from the coding sequence ATGGACCCCGTGCGGAACCCGTACGCCCCCGGCGCCGGGCAGCGCCCACCCGAGCTGGCCGGCCGGGACGTCGAGCTGTCGGCCTTCGACGTCGTGCTGGAGCGCATCGCCCGCGGCCGCCCGGAGCGCTCGCTGGTGCTCACCGGCCTGCGCGGGGTGGGCAAGACCGTGCTGCTCAACCAGCTGCGCTCGGCGGCCATCACCCGCGGCTGGGGCACCGGCAAGATCGAGGCCCGCCCCGACCAGTCGCTGCGGCGCCCGCTCTCGGCCGCGCTGCACATGGCGCTGCGCGAGCTGCGGCACCCCGACCAGGAGTCCACCGACGCCGTCCTGGGGACGCTGAAGGCCTTCGCGCAGCGCCAGGCACCCGCCGACGCGCGGGTCCGCGACCGCTGGCAGCCCGGCATCGACGTCCCGGCCACGACCGGCCGCGCCGACTCCGGGGACATGGAGATCGACCTGGTCGAGCTGCTCAGTGACGTCGCCGGGATCGCAGCCGACGTGGGCAAGGGCGTCGCGCTCTTCATCGACGAGATGCAGGACGTGCAGACAGACGACGTCTCGGCGATCTGCGCGGCCTGCCACGAGCTGTCGCAGCAGGGCGCCCCGCTGATCGTCGTGGGTGCGGGGCTCCCCCACCTGCCCGCGGTGCTCAGCGCCTCCAAGAGCTACTCCGAGCGGCTCTTCCGCTACCTGCGGATCGACCGGCTCGACCGGGACGCCGCGGACCGCGCGCTGCTGGCCCCCGCCGAGCGGGAGGACGTCACCTTCGAGCCCGCCGCGCTGGACGCCCTCTACGACGCCGCCGACGGCTACCCCTACTTCGTGCAGGCCTACGGCAAGGTCACCTGGGACGTCGCCGCCTCCTCCCCCATCACCGCCGCCGACGTCGCGATGGGCGCCCCGGCGGCCGAGGCCGAGCTGGCGGTGGGCTTCTTCGGCTCGCGCTACGACCGCGCCACCCCCGCCGAGCGGGAGTACATGCACGCCATGGCCACCCTCGGCGGGCCGGCCGGCAACGCGGTGGGGACGTCGGACGTCGCGGTCAGCCTGGGCCGCAAGCCCGCCTCGCTGTCCCCGGCCCGCGACTCGCTGATCAAGAAGGGCCTGGTCTACTCCGCCGAACGGGGCCAGATCGCCTTCACCGTCCCGCATTTCGGCCGCTACCTGCTCAGCCACGCCACGGACTAG
- a CDS encoding alpha/beta hydrolase, giving the protein MSTAAEVRTPEEITVPVAGGDLAALYWAADAPAAPLVVLLHGITSNGMVWAPIASALAGGCQVVAPDLRGRGRSAGLPSPYGLGAHADDVAALLEAFGADGGAGADVTVLVGHSMGGFVAALATTGTARGRVHGLVLVDGGLPFPVPPAADTDDMLAAFLGPTLDRLGATFPDEAAVRSFWADHPTVGPWVDDPAVAAFLARDLTGSGPQLRSAVSPEAVRVDGADMLRNEAVLEATTDLPVPATLLWATRGMDGGTPGLYDEVRLAGLGLEGAHVTAREVPDTDHDSVLWSPQGVAAVAAAVREAATRLD; this is encoded by the coding sequence GTGAGCACCGCTGCCGAGGTCCGTACGCCCGAGGAGATCACCGTCCCGGTGGCCGGGGGTGACCTCGCGGCGCTGTACTGGGCCGCCGACGCGCCCGCCGCCCCGCTGGTGGTGCTGCTGCACGGGATCACCAGCAACGGCATGGTGTGGGCGCCGATCGCCTCCGCGCTGGCCGGCGGCTGCCAGGTCGTCGCCCCCGACCTGCGCGGCCGGGGCCGCAGCGCCGGGCTCCCCTCCCCCTACGGGCTGGGCGCCCACGCCGACGACGTCGCCGCGCTGCTGGAGGCCTTCGGCGCCGACGGCGGTGCCGGGGCCGACGTCACCGTGCTCGTCGGCCACTCGATGGGCGGCTTCGTCGCCGCCCTGGCCACCACCGGCACCGCCCGCGGCCGGGTCCACGGGCTGGTGCTGGTCGACGGCGGGCTGCCCTTCCCCGTGCCCCCGGCCGCCGACACCGACGACATGCTGGCCGCCTTCCTGGGCCCGACCCTGGACCGGCTGGGCGCCACGTTCCCCGACGAGGCCGCGGTGCGCTCGTTCTGGGCCGACCACCCCACCGTCGGCCCGTGGGTCGACGACCCGGCCGTGGCGGCGTTCCTCGCCCGCGACCTCACCGGCAGCGGCCCGCAGCTGCGCAGCGCGGTCTCCCCGGAGGCCGTGCGGGTCGACGGCGCGGACATGCTGCGCAACGAGGCGGTGCTGGAGGCCACCACCGACCTGCCGGTGCCGGCGACCTTGCTGTGGGCGACCCGCGGCATGGACGGGGGCACCCCCGGCCTCTACGACGAGGTGCGGCTGGCCGGCCTCGGGCTGGAGGGCGCGCACGTCACGGCCCGTGAGGTGCCCGACACCGACCACGACTCGGTGCTCTGGAGCCCCCAGGGCGTGGCGGCCGTGGCCGCCGCCGTGCGGGAGGCCGCGACCCGCCTCGACTGA
- a CDS encoding SpoIIE family protein phosphatase: MTALGVPAPSDLLVRAVHGMARPLFVLDDTWRFSYVNPSGAALLGRTVEELVGRVVWAEFPEALDTDVERSYRHVAETGEPASFEAWSAPLGLLFQVGAFRTDGGLVVTYDDVTGRRQGELARAEAAAAREEEAARAAEAAAEAALAGRHLMLLGDISQAMTSTLDVEEAVHRFADRVVPTLADWCLVSVVEDGVRRDVGRAHRDPALMPQVDRYADQRVRSNRPNAPVPTSLREGQPVVVQHLTDDALAAMVGDPRALEAVRELRPSAVAVHPLIAREELFGALTLVNGPERGPFTDLELRTAAVASFRAALALDNARLAGAQLRVAERLQHSLLSDPVQPDHLEIAVRYRPATRGIAIGGDWYDSFQQPDGDTVLVIGDVVGHDLEAAATMGQLKTTVRAIAYDRQERPAQVLARADRAVAGLGVATLATALVGRIEQDEVARAAGLRRLRWASAGHPVPLLLQPDGTVVDLAAPVGPPLGIDWAGERTDGVADLLPGATLLLFTDGLFERRTGDLDTGRARLRAVAAGLAGAPVQDLCDGLLVEMLADGAEDDVALLVVRAHPEQR; this comes from the coding sequence ATGACCGCCCTCGGCGTCCCGGCGCCCTCCGACCTGCTGGTGCGGGCGGTGCACGGGATGGCGCGTCCGCTCTTCGTGCTGGACGACACCTGGCGGTTCAGCTACGTCAACCCCTCCGGCGCCGCCCTGCTGGGCCGCACCGTCGAGGAGCTGGTCGGCCGGGTCGTGTGGGCGGAGTTCCCCGAGGCCCTCGACACCGACGTCGAGCGCAGCTACCGGCACGTCGCCGAGACCGGTGAGCCGGCGAGCTTCGAGGCCTGGTCCGCCCCCCTGGGCCTCCTCTTCCAGGTCGGCGCCTTCCGCACGGACGGCGGCCTCGTGGTCACCTACGACGACGTCACCGGCCGCCGGCAGGGCGAGCTGGCCCGTGCCGAGGCCGCCGCGGCCCGCGAGGAGGAGGCCGCCCGCGCCGCGGAGGCAGCCGCCGAGGCCGCGCTGGCCGGCCGGCACCTGATGCTGCTCGGCGACATCAGCCAGGCGATGACCTCCACCCTGGACGTCGAGGAGGCGGTGCACCGCTTCGCCGACCGGGTCGTGCCCACCCTCGCCGACTGGTGCCTGGTCAGCGTGGTGGAGGACGGCGTCCGCCGCGACGTCGGCCGCGCCCACCGGGACCCGGCGCTGATGCCGCAGGTCGACCGCTACGCCGACCAGCGGGTGCGCTCCAACCGGCCCAACGCCCCGGTGCCCACCTCGCTGCGTGAGGGCCAGCCGGTGGTCGTCCAGCACCTCACCGACGACGCGCTGGCCGCGATGGTCGGTGACCCCCGGGCGCTCGAGGCGGTCCGGGAGCTGCGGCCCAGCGCGGTGGCGGTCCACCCGCTCATCGCCCGGGAGGAGCTGTTCGGCGCGCTGACGCTGGTCAACGGTCCCGAGCGCGGTCCGTTCACCGACCTGGAGCTGCGCACCGCCGCCGTCGCGTCCTTCCGGGCGGCGCTGGCGCTGGACAACGCCCGGCTGGCCGGCGCGCAGCTGCGGGTGGCCGAACGGCTGCAGCACAGCCTGCTGTCGGACCCGGTGCAGCCCGACCACCTGGAGATCGCCGTCCGCTACCGGCCGGCCACCCGGGGCATCGCCATCGGCGGCGACTGGTACGACTCCTTCCAGCAGCCCGACGGCGACACGGTGCTGGTCATCGGCGACGTGGTGGGCCACGACCTCGAGGCCGCCGCCACGATGGGGCAGCTCAAGACCACGGTCCGGGCGATCGCCTACGACCGGCAGGAGCGGCCCGCGCAGGTGCTGGCCCGGGCCGACCGGGCCGTCGCCGGGCTGGGCGTCGCCACGCTGGCCACCGCCCTGGTCGGCCGGATCGAGCAGGACGAGGTGGCCCGCGCGGCGGGGCTGCGCCGGCTGCGGTGGGCGTCGGCCGGCCACCCGGTGCCGCTGCTGTTGCAGCCCGACGGCACCGTGGTCGACCTGGCCGCACCGGTCGGCCCGCCGCTGGGCATCGACTGGGCGGGGGAGCGCACCGACGGGGTCGCCGACCTGCTGCCCGGCGCCACGCTGCTGCTGTTCACCGACGGGCTGTTCGAGCGCCGGACCGGCGACCTGGACACCGGGCGGGCCCGGCTGCGGGCCGTCGCCGCCGGCCTGGCGGGCGCACCGGTCCAGGACCTGTGCGACGGCCTGCTGGTCGAGATGCTCGCCGACGGCGCCGAGGACGACGTCGCGCTGCTCGTGGTGCGGGCGCACCCCGAGCAGCGCTGA
- a CDS encoding cation:dicarboxylate symporter family transporter: MATGSTSGDGGADTGTPSRRRDRTHWLYLSVIAAVALGILVGFVFPDFAVSLKWLGDAFVNLIKMLIAPVIFCTIVLGIGSIRKAAQVGRVGGLALGYFIVMSTFALAIGLVVGNLLHPGDGLQLSDALRQRGQALAETAEGAGGTTGFILGLIPKTLVSSLTEGSVLQALLVALLVGFAIQSMGTSGEPILRGIGHFQRLVFKVLSMVMWVAPIGAFGAIAAVVGATGIDALKSLAVLMLGFYATCLIFVFGVLGTVLWAFTRINVWKLLKYLGREFLLIVSTSSSETALPRLIAKMEHVGVSKPVAGIVVPTGYSFNLDGTAIYLTMASLFIAEALGDPLSLHEQIGLLVFMIIASKGAAGVTGAGLATLAGGLSSHRPELLDGVGLIVGIDRFMSEARAVTNFAGNAIATVLVASWTKELDREQLDEVLAGRRPFDEATMAGDGHGGDHGLAAASGAPGTGETPSPR, encoded by the coding sequence ATGGCGACAGGCAGCACGTCCGGGGACGGCGGCGCGGACACCGGCACGCCCAGCCGCCGGCGGGACCGCACGCACTGGCTCTACCTGTCGGTGATCGCCGCGGTCGCCCTCGGCATCCTGGTCGGGTTCGTGTTCCCCGACTTCGCCGTCAGCCTCAAGTGGCTGGGTGACGCGTTCGTCAACCTGATCAAGATGCTCATCGCCCCGGTCATCTTCTGCACGATCGTGCTGGGCATCGGCTCCATCCGGAAGGCCGCCCAGGTCGGCCGGGTCGGTGGCCTGGCGCTGGGCTACTTCATCGTGATGTCCACCTTCGCCCTGGCCATCGGCCTGGTCGTGGGCAACCTGCTGCACCCCGGCGACGGGCTGCAGCTCTCCGACGCGCTGCGCCAGCGCGGGCAGGCCCTGGCCGAGACGGCCGAGGGAGCGGGCGGCACGACCGGCTTCATCCTCGGGCTGATCCCGAAGACGCTGGTCTCCTCCCTCACCGAGGGGTCGGTGCTGCAGGCCCTGCTGGTGGCGCTGCTGGTCGGGTTCGCGATCCAGTCGATGGGCACCAGCGGCGAGCCCATCCTGCGCGGGATCGGGCACTTCCAGCGGCTGGTGTTCAAGGTCCTGTCGATGGTCATGTGGGTCGCGCCGATCGGTGCCTTCGGGGCGATCGCGGCCGTGGTCGGGGCGACCGGGATCGACGCGCTGAAGAGCCTGGCCGTCCTCATGCTCGGCTTCTACGCGACCTGCCTGATCTTCGTGTTCGGCGTCCTGGGCACCGTGCTGTGGGCCTTCACCCGGATCAACGTGTGGAAGCTGCTGAAGTACCTGGGCCGGGAGTTCCTGCTCATCGTCTCCACGTCGTCGTCGGAGACCGCGCTGCCCCGGCTGATCGCCAAGATGGAGCACGTCGGGGTGTCCAAGCCGGTGGCCGGCATCGTGGTGCCGACCGGTTACTCGTTCAACCTCGACGGCACGGCCATCTACCTCACGATGGCCTCGCTCTTCATCGCCGAGGCCCTCGGCGACCCGCTGTCGCTGCACGAGCAGATCGGCCTGCTGGTCTTCATGATCATCGCCTCGAAGGGGGCCGCCGGCGTCACCGGCGCGGGCCTGGCGACGCTGGCCGGTGGCCTGTCCTCGCACCGCCCGGAGCTGCTGGACGGCGTGGGCCTGATCGTGGGCATCGACCGCTTCATGTCCGAGGCGCGCGCGGTCACCAACTTCGCCGGCAACGCCATCGCCACGGTGCTGGTGGCGAGCTGGACCAAGGAGCTGGACCGCGAGCAGCTCGACGAGGTGCTGGCCGGCCGGCGGCCCTTCGACGAGGCGACCATGGCCGGTGACGGGCACGGCGGCGACCACGGGCTGGCCGCGGCCAGCGGGGCACCGGGCACCGGCGAGACACCCTCCCCGCGCTGA
- a CDS encoding response regulator translates to MKILVTDDSRVMRQIVIRTLRQAGYDDHDIIQAADGKEAFDMVAAEQPDLVLSDWNMPEMTGIECLEALRASGSQVPFGFVTSEGSPEMRDKAASAGALFLIAKPFTEDTFREALDGVIA, encoded by the coding sequence ATGAAGATCCTGGTGACCGACGACAGCCGTGTCATGCGGCAGATCGTGATCCGCACCCTGCGCCAGGCGGGGTACGACGACCACGACATCATCCAGGCCGCCGACGGCAAGGAGGCCTTCGACATGGTCGCGGCCGAGCAGCCGGACCTGGTGCTCTCGGACTGGAACATGCCGGAGATGACCGGCATCGAGTGCCTCGAGGCGCTGCGCGCGTCGGGCTCCCAGGTGCCCTTCGGCTTCGTGACCTCGGAGGGCTCGCCGGAGATGCGGGACAAGGCGGCCAGCGCCGGCGCCCTGTTCCTCATCGCCAAGCCCTTCACCGAGGACACCTTCCGCGAGGCGCTGGACGGGGTCATCGCGTGA
- a CDS encoding chemotaxis protein CheX, whose protein sequence is MTLSHAQPISELLDVETVQSIADEVWPSLVGDGEAFVPVPVAPPAEVVSAWVTISGPWNGAVVVTCAPATAAALTECVLMTRPPTVVDDEDVADALGELANVLGGNIKSVLPGPSALGLPQIGSAPLTGRLDDVRSLVGQWRGQYLTITVQGATGAPHTERNEVPQP, encoded by the coding sequence ATGACCCTGTCCCACGCTCAGCCGATCTCCGAGCTGCTCGACGTCGAGACGGTGCAGAGCATCGCCGACGAGGTCTGGCCCTCGCTGGTGGGCGACGGTGAGGCCTTCGTGCCGGTGCCCGTCGCGCCGCCGGCCGAGGTCGTCAGCGCCTGGGTGACCATCTCCGGCCCGTGGAACGGCGCCGTCGTCGTCACCTGCGCCCCGGCCACCGCCGCGGCGCTCACCGAGTGCGTCCTGATGACCCGGCCGCCCACGGTCGTGGACGACGAGGACGTCGCCGATGCGCTGGGCGAACTGGCCAACGTGCTCGGCGGCAACATCAAGTCCGTCCTCCCGGGGCCCTCGGCCCTGGGACTCCCCCAGATCGGGTCCGCGCCCCTCACCGGGCGGCTGGACGACGTCCGCTCCCTCGTCGGTCAGTGGCGAGGGCAGTACCTGACCATCACCGTGCAGGGCGCCACCGGGGCGCCGCACACCGAGCGGAACGAGGTGCCGCAGCCATGA
- a CDS encoding response regulator: MRALVIDDSRAMRRIVGTILKDFGYEVREAGDGRLALDVLEEGFVPDLCCIDWNMPVMDGLQFVMSVRANPAYRQVTLMMVTTESETGQIVKALAAGAHEYLIKPFTADAMRDKLALLGLLPEEVSA; the protein is encoded by the coding sequence ATGCGTGCTCTGGTGATCGACGACTCGCGCGCCATGCGGCGCATCGTCGGCACGATCCTCAAGGACTTCGGCTACGAGGTCCGCGAGGCCGGCGACGGCCGCCTGGCCCTCGACGTGCTCGAGGAGGGCTTCGTGCCCGACCTCTGCTGCATCGACTGGAACATGCCGGTGATGGACGGGCTGCAGTTCGTCATGTCGGTGCGGGCCAACCCGGCGTACCGGCAGGTGACGCTGATGATGGTCACCACCGAGAGCGAGACCGGCCAGATCGTCAAGGCGCTGGCCGCCGGTGCCCACGAGTACCTGATCAAGCCCTTCACCGCCGACGCGATGCGGGACAAGCTCGCGCTGCTCGGCCTGCTCCCCGAGGAGGTGTCCGCATGA
- a CDS encoding protein-glutamate O-methyltransferase CheR, with protein sequence MTLTTTSFDWVRQLVHRESAIVLQPGKEYLVEARLLPMAQQRGLSGVSELVESVRNHPDPAVTRRIVEALTTNETSWFRDGDPFTSFTGTVLPQLLAARRPDERLQIWSAACSSGQEAYTLAMLLSDALPNAATRVSITATDLSRQMVERTRAGRFSQLEINRGLPASMLVRHFTRAGNEWEIAPALRRMVTASECNLAAPLPRLGPFDVVYLRNVLIYFDLATKQQILGRVRQIMRPDGWLFLGAAETTLGVDDNWERVVLGRGSAYRPRKGA encoded by the coding sequence ATGACCCTGACCACCACGAGCTTCGACTGGGTGCGCCAGCTGGTGCACCGCGAGAGCGCGATCGTGCTCCAGCCGGGCAAGGAGTACCTGGTCGAGGCCCGACTGCTCCCGATGGCCCAGCAGCGCGGCCTGTCCGGCGTGAGCGAGCTGGTCGAGAGCGTCCGCAACCACCCCGACCCGGCGGTCACCCGCCGGATCGTGGAGGCCCTGACCACGAACGAGACGTCGTGGTTCCGGGACGGTGACCCGTTCACCTCCTTCACCGGCACGGTGCTGCCGCAGCTGCTGGCCGCCCGCCGCCCCGACGAGCGGCTGCAGATCTGGTCCGCGGCCTGCTCCAGCGGGCAGGAGGCCTACACGCTGGCGATGCTGCTGTCCGACGCGCTGCCCAACGCGGCGACCCGGGTGTCGATCACCGCCACCGACCTGTCCCGGCAGATGGTCGAGCGCACCCGCGCCGGCCGCTTCAGCCAGCTGGAGATCAACCGCGGACTGCCCGCATCGATGCTGGTGCGGCACTTCACCCGCGCCGGCAACGAGTGGGAGATCGCCCCGGCGCTGCGCCGGATGGTGACGGCCAGCGAGTGCAACCTCGCGGCCCCGCTGCCCCGGCTCGGCCCCTTCGACGTCGTGTACCTGCGCAACGTCCTCATCTACTTCGACCTGGCCACCAAGCAGCAGATCCTCGGCCGCGTCCGGCAGATCATGCGGCCGGACGGCTGGCTCTTCCTCGGCGCCGCCGAGACGACCCTCGGGGTCGACGACAACTGGGAGCGGGTCGTCCTCGGCCGCGGCTCCGCCTACCGCCCCCGGAAGGGAGCCTGA
- a CDS encoding chemotaxis response regulator protein-glutamate methylesterase, with amino-acid sequence MEQIRVMVVDDSVVVRKIVTDVLSADPIINVVGTAVNGRVAVAKLEQLKPDLITMDIEMPDMNGIEAVRAIRGLRNRVPIIMFSTLTERGASATLDALSAGANDYVTKPANVGSVAQSMESVRQQLIPKIKALTGRPQTASAAAPAAAAPVAVRPPVARTRAPKPPAVLVIGSSTGGPEALTKVLPLLPANLPVPVLLVQHMPPVFTRQFAQRLDRLCALDVVEAVDGTLLAPGTVHIAPGDFHLTVGTSGANRRTALNQAPPENFCRPAVDVLFRSAVAAYDGAVLGVVLTGMGSDGRIGAGLIRDAGGSVVAQDQATSVVWGMPGAVTQAGFADEVLPLGRVAEAITRLLPTPRPAAFSAAGRAAVPMGGTR; translated from the coding sequence GTGGAACAGATCAGGGTGATGGTCGTCGACGACTCCGTCGTCGTCCGCAAGATCGTGACCGACGTGCTCTCCGCCGACCCGATCATCAACGTCGTCGGCACCGCCGTCAACGGCCGCGTGGCCGTGGCGAAGCTGGAGCAGCTCAAGCCGGACCTGATCACGATGGACATCGAGATGCCGGACATGAACGGCATCGAGGCGGTCCGGGCCATCCGTGGCCTGCGCAACCGGGTGCCGATCATCATGTTCAGCACGCTCACCGAGCGCGGCGCCTCCGCCACCCTGGACGCGCTCAGCGCCGGCGCCAACGACTACGTCACCAAGCCGGCCAACGTCGGCAGCGTCGCGCAGTCGATGGAGAGCGTCCGCCAGCAGCTCATCCCCAAGATCAAGGCCCTCACCGGCCGCCCGCAGACCGCGAGCGCCGCCGCACCCGCGGCCGCCGCGCCGGTCGCGGTCCGCCCGCCGGTCGCCCGCACCCGTGCCCCCAAGCCCCCCGCCGTGCTGGTCATCGGCTCCTCCACCGGTGGGCCCGAGGCGCTGACCAAGGTGCTGCCGCTGCTGCCGGCCAACCTGCCCGTCCCGGTGCTGCTGGTCCAGCACATGCCGCCGGTCTTCACCCGTCAGTTCGCCCAGCGGCTGGACCGCCTCTGCGCGCTGGACGTGGTCGAGGCCGTCGACGGCACCCTGCTGGCCCCGGGCACCGTGCACATCGCGCCCGGCGACTTCCACCTCACCGTGGGCACCAGCGGGGCCAACCGGCGCACCGCGCTGAACCAGGCCCCGCCGGAGAACTTCTGCCGCCCGGCCGTCGACGTGCTCTTCCGTTCTGCGGTCGCCGCCTACGACGGCGCCGTCCTCGGGGTCGTGCTCACCGGCATGGGCTCCGACGGGCGCATCGGCGCCGGCCTGATCCGGGACGCCGGCGGCAGCGTCGTCGCCCAGGACCAGGCCACCTCGGTCGTCTGGGGCATGCCCGGTGCCGTCACCCAGGCCGGGTTCGCCGACGAGGTCCTGCCGCTGGGGCGGGTCGCCGAGGCGATCACCCGGCTCCTGCCCACCCCGCGACCCGCTGCGTTCTCCGCGGCCGGCCGCGCCGCCGTTCCGATGGGAGGCACCCGATGA
- a CDS encoding helix-turn-helix transcriptional regulator: MPFTPGRPLAEAKADLFKALAHPARIRVLELLAESDRTIGELAAGTGLELSHLSQQVSVLRRAGVVDSRRSGSNVICSLCDPQTAELLAVARRMLTAHLRQGQALLAALDGADDAVALADAARSSTPA; the protein is encoded by the coding sequence ATGCCGTTCACGCCCGGCCGGCCGCTCGCGGAGGCCAAGGCCGACCTCTTCAAGGCCCTGGCCCACCCCGCCCGCATCCGGGTGCTCGAGCTGCTGGCCGAGTCCGACCGCACCATCGGTGAGCTGGCCGCGGGCACGGGTCTGGAGCTGTCGCACCTGTCGCAGCAGGTCAGCGTGCTGCGGCGGGCGGGTGTCGTGGACAGCCGGCGGTCGGGCAGCAACGTCATCTGCTCGCTGTGCGACCCGCAGACGGCCGAGCTGCTCGCGGTGGCGCGGCGGATGCTCACCGCCCACCTGCGGCAGGGGCAGGCGCTGCTGGCGGCCCTCGACGGCGCGGACGACGCCGTGGCGCTGGCCGACGCCGCGCGGAGCTCCACCCCCGCCTGA